The DNA window CAACAAGAAgcattaggccatttccgaattaCCTTGCCTCTTTCTCAAAGTGAGTCTTAGTGCTGATCCTTTCATATGAAAGTAAAATTTCATTCACATGCAAATTAAACTCATTTTCATATGAACGGTTGTGCACAAGGCATCGCTTTGATAGGGAGGCTTAGgggaactcggaaatgggctgtcctagttaaaaaaaatcgtCGGCAGCCTGTTTAACACAAAACGGtttttacatgtatatccaaAATAAAAACCCAAGGGGATGCGACGTACCCTTCATTTCATCGCAGCGAGGATATGATTTTGCTGGAACGTGTAAGGGTTAAGGCTTAAGCTTCGTAGGGTATTCACTAATCCGAATTTTTAACATCATTTATGCAATAACCATTTTCTCCTATTTCTTTTAGTTCCAGTAGTTAACGACTGGAACATCAGCATCTTCAGCGTAAAAATTCAAGCATGAACGTCTCTTGGGCTTACTATGTTCCCGATCATCCTTATATTCTTGCCTTTTATGCTGTTGTATGTACACCAACTAATAACGATGCTGGACCGACTGTGGCAATAGCTAATTATAATGGAACACGGACGCAGTTAGAGGTACTGCGACTTAGAGCAGAAACTGAATACAGTGTACAGGTCCTGGCTGTAACAGTTCACCCGGGGAGAAGAGCATTCAGTTTCAAAGGAAGTCAGATATTCACTGTCAGGACCGTAGAGGGAGGTAAATATTGGTCATAAAATATTACCTTTATCAGCTTTCATTCGTCTtcgtcggttcaaggtcaaaaaaagagttctattgatgtactttatccCACTTTATCTCTTAGAACGTGATCATTTACATTtggatgtatttcattgaaacacaccagctTGGCTTGTAACCAGGATCGGCAAACTTCTTAAACACAAGCTAGCGATATTTCTCCTCCCTTTTACGAGAGCTCATTGCGATTGATGACGTGTTtgtaacataagggcaaaattttcttgtcactttcGAGGCACATAgaaaacagttaggcaaacggagtaaaaaaaactcttgttcgctcgcattttaaagccaaacaaacaaacaaatcgattatttccaataagattatttccaataagaGAACAGATGATTCTTACTTATTttcagttgagaataaaaagtCGAGTTTCACTCctgaacaaatgaaaaaaggattaaaccaccttttaaaaataagcatccacttaaaataactcatccgtaaaaataacaaacggtttagtgtccaagaaaagaatttgcgAAATAACGTCTTCCACCAagtttaagctattactggtgtaccgttttgtcgttcccTTACGTCTCCCTGGCTTGTTTTGGTCTTCTGTGTTGTTTACACTTAAGTTGGCAAGAGTTGTTCGTAGAGTTCGATCATGCCTGCAACTGTATGGGTGGGTGCCGATGGGTAACCCTTCATCCATGCAAAACACGCATCTTGACTAAGTTCTTCATCATTCCCACGCTAAGTGAATAACTGCCCGTGCCAATTCTCTGCCTTTATCGTCTCCTGTAGCTTATCTATCATTGTACGCTTCAAGTGTTTGATCTTCGTTCCCCAGCTTCTACCTTTGGTCTTCTAGCTAAAGTAAGTGAAGGATTTGGATACCTAAGAGATAAACTTATCTCCAATTCCTACGCATATTTGtgtgctttattattattatccatatcattatcattatcattatcattatcatttgcaAAAACCAGTTAAGGCTCTCGCATGTTTTCGGCTTAGGGTTACAGCAACAACGCATCAGTGTGGGTGAAAAATTTCGCCAAGATGTCTGCACCTTGCATATTGAAGGGTCACTTTCTTTAAAATGATGTCGAAAAGTGAAAACccacaagttgcattttcatcgAAGGAAATCGACATATGTTATTTCTCGTACTCGATAAGTCTTAAAGAAAGTGTGCGCATTTGTCACAAATGCACACACTTTTTATCTTTATACTGAATTTATTAACAAagctaaaaaaattgaaagacctcaaaattggacaggacattacaaaataattaaacgtctgaatgtgtgagccaaagggcctctgctggcacgacgcttgggtgacccctcaaatggtcttaatgaccccccacttgaaaaaaataactagaacgctgcagttcaataccacccaattcagtttttttgtgtttgtgtaACACTTACCACTGGCAACCCACTGTAAGCTTCATGCAACGTCTggttttatttttgtgcaatttagaaatctgaaagggtacgaCAGccgcaattaagaggcaatagatcgaatattaattcttgaatattaattagctgaaCCTCCCAAATTTTTCAAGAAGGGATACATCTCTGTTTGGGCATTTTTCATATTAGAAGAACTAAACATGACTTCTAGTGTTCTGAATTACTATGTTTAATAACGTTGTGTCAATGTAAAGTGTACTAGTTTTGAAATACATGTTTGTCTATTTGCTGAAAGGACTTGAAAAGGGAACTGAACCTCCTCCGCCTCCGCCTGCCGAAGAACCGCTAACACCATCTGACGAGGAGAGAAGCCAGTCTGTCGAGTTGCAGATACTGGGGTTAAATGTGTCTCAGGTTGGataatattttcctttgtatTAACATGCCTTTGAATTCCCTAGGGAACAAAGGGTCGCCACAACACCCCTTGAACGAACATGGTTCTGGGAAATCCTCTCCATCTCGGTCCTCGTCTTACCAGCTGCCTTCACTTCAGCGTCAACGCTTCTGCACCAGGTCTGTTTTGGTCGGCCCACCTTCCGCTTCCGATGTGGACTCCATTCAAGGGCTTGTCTGGTGACGTTAGAGACAGGCTTGCAGAGCGTGTGACCGATCCATCCCCATTTTTAACCGCGCGGCCATTGGCCGAGCGTGGTTGTTGCTCTGCACGTTGATGtatattcgccaaaagctgttaaaaggttaatgtacttaaaattttatgagtgttccactctttatttaatacaaaatattttttgtgttattgaagTGCATGATTCGAAGcaagtattgaatacataagaAGCCAGTATGTCATTCATGGAATGTGTTGACGttgcaactttcattggtagggaaataaccgccgtactaaagatagccgtggataacgtaattctttgATTATGTGACttgtgtgactactttgctaccCCTTTGTTCGTGTAAAAAACAATTACATTTAATCgtgatttttaagaaaaaaagctCTAAGTTGTTAATAGTGTTATTCTCGTATCGTTCATATCCATACAAATACGAAAAAAGatccagattaattaagaccattacgtcatcggataTTTCAAAACGGCTACGACTGATGTTGCAATCGAAGTGTTTACAACGGCTATAAGTGACGGTGCAATAAAATCGTGTGAGGTCGTTGTTGTGAATTGTTGCGCTAAAggttgatcaggtgattttgtgtctacaGTAATCAATGAATCATTAAGGACTGCTATGGAATAtgcactacgttgcgactatagtggtaagaagaCAGCTAAATTTTTAAAGCGCGTTTATAAGATCTAAAAGATCTTGTTTTTTTCGTTTCGTCGGCGAGCTGAACGAAACTTTCACTCGGCCACATAGTCATTGGGACTTCCAGTCACGCAACTTacgatgtttattcgccaaaaagctgttaaaacgttaatatACTTAAATTTTATGAATAATCCGCTCTTTATTCAgagcaaaatatatatttttgtgttattgaaatATGTCATCAtaacttttaagaaagaaagctaagactatTACGTCATTGGAGATTACACAACAGCTatgactgatggtgcaatcggagatttgacaacggctataagtaatGGTGCAATAAGTTtgtgtgcagtcgttgttgtcagATTCATCAGGTGATTAtgtgtctatagtcatcagtgaatcaacaaggaatgctttggaatgtgtactacgttgcgactatagtggtaagaaaacagataaaatttagttttgttggtgAGCAGACCCAAAATTCTACTCGGTCATATAGTCAGTGGCacttcgaatcacgcaacttatgatgtttattcaccaaaagctgttaaaacgttaatgtacttaaaatttcatgaatattgcactctttatttagtacaaaatatattgactttttgtgttattgaagTGTTTGATTGGAAGCAAGTATTGAATGCATAAAAGGTCATTACGTCATCCGTTGAATGTGTCGACGttgcaactttcattggtagggaaataaccaccgtactaaatCAATTGTGTGACTcatgtgactactttgctaccGCTTTactcatgtaaaaaaaaataatcgtgATTTTTAAGAAAggaagctgtaagttgttaatattgttattgtcgtatcgttcatacccatacaTATCCGAAGAAAGTTCCAGATTATTAAGACCATTACATCATCAGAGATTTCACAATGGCTACGACTTACTATGTTGCAATCGGAGTTTTCACAATGGCTATAAGTGATGGTGCAATAAGatcgtgtgcagtcgttgtcGGTTGTtatgctacagattgatcaggtgatgttgtgtctatagtcatctGTGACTCAACAAGGACTGTTTTGGAATGTGCACTACTGTTTTGGAATGTGCACTACGTTGCGATTACAGTGGTAAGAAAAAAGATAAATTTTTAAAGCACGGTTATGAGAtctaaaagatcttcttgtCGTTTCTTGATCTCGGACTCGATTGGGGCTTGTCTGGTCCTCTCCTACGGTTGTTTATTTGAGATGACTTCCGGCCACTTGATGTTGAGGATGTTCCTGAGACATCTGTTAATAAAGTCTGGAGTTTGTGGGTCTTTGTTACCCGACCGTTTTCTGAGCCGTAATGTAGGACCGACTTGACGTTGGTGTTTAAGATCCGGATCTTGTTGTGAAGCGAGAAAGCTGTTGATCTCCAGATTGGCCGTATGGTGTTGAAGGCCTGTCGTGCTTTGTTGATTCGGAACTTGATGTCTTCGTCTATGCCCCCATCCTTACTGACTACACTGCCCAGGTAAACAAACTTGTCGACTTTGATGCTTTCTTGGTGTAGTCGCACTGGGTCTTGCTTTTTGTTGTTCACCCTCATGACCTCCGTCTTCCCGATGTTGATTTGGAAGCCAGTCTTCTCCTCCTCTTCTGCAACACCGCATAGCTTTTCTTGATCGGCTTGATATCTGTCGGAGAGAAGGCTGATGTCGTCTGCGTAGTCCAGGTCTTCCAACTGCCTCGTGAAAGTCCACTGTATTCCAGTTCTCCTGCCTGCCATGGCCTGCTGCATTATCCAGTCGACCACAACAGGAAGATCGTTGGCGACAACAGACATCCCTGACGAACGCCGGTTTGTACGAAGAAGGGTTCCGTCAGCTTCCCATCATGGATGACTTGCCAGGTGGCATCTTCATACAGTCGTTGGATGAAACGAACTTTGGTGGAAAAACCGTAGTGGTGCATCAGTCTCCAGATGACATTCCTGTCGACGCTGTCAAACACCTTCTGAAAGTCGACGACGACTGAGTACAGGGGGGTCTGCCACTCCAGGGTCTGCTCAATGTTGATACGCATTGTGGCGATGTGGTCTATGCATGATCTGTCTTGCCGGAAGCCAGCCTGTTCATCCCGAAGTGTCTTGTCCAGTACTGCCTTTAGTCTCTCTAGGATGACTTTCGTCAGTACTTTCCCTGGGATAGACAACAGCGTGATTCCTCCTCAGTTGTTGCAGGATGAGAGGTCCCTTTTCTTCGGCAGCTTCACGAGGTCACCTTTCTTCCAGTCTTCTGGCACTCTCTCTTGCTCCCAGATCTTGTGTAGGAGTGCGTGCTGGATGTTAGTTGAAGTCTGGATGTCTGCCTTCAGAGCTTTAGGTGGTATGCCATCAGGGCCTGCTGCTTTGCCTGACTTCAGTGAATTTATGACCTTGATGATCTCATACTTGGTAGGTGGGCTGGTGTTAATAGCAAGGAGTTCAGTAGGTGGGGGATATCAAACGGAACAGACGGTGCAAGCCTGATGAGTGTTTCGTTGAAGTGTTCTGCCCATCTTGGTCTTCCTCCCTTGAAATGGCATTGCCGTTCTTGTCTTTGACTGGGCGACTAGGTTTGCTGTTCGTTTTCCAGCGAGCGTCCTCGGGATCTCATATAGTCTTTTCGTGTTTCTTTGGTCCGCTGCGGTCTCTGCTTCCTGGGTCAGCTCCTCAATGAAGCTTTTCTTGTCTGATCTTGCGCTTCTTTTTACTTCCGGGTTTTTGTCCCAGTAACATGCTTGCAGTTCCTGCTTCTCTTCTTGGACTTGTGTTTGGTTGATACGGTCCTTTAGTCGTTTTCTCTCGGTATTCAGTGCCCATGTTTCTGTTGTCAGCCACtccttgtgtttccttgttttcttccCCTTTCGTTTTGTATAATTAACGTAAAAGGATTTATTGACTGTTTTGGAGGTACTGTCCAcagccttttatttttattcattcgCCGAACGCGCGGATAGAATCGAGAGAGAACTGGCGCCTGCCCAAAATCGGGAGACTTGAAGCTTTCGCGCTCGTGCGCGCTTCGTACGCTAGTGTACTTCGGCGGGAGTTACCCGTTTGCTTTTTTAAGTAGAATGTCCCTCATAACTACTTTGTCAAGCCAAACATGGAATTCTGAATAATTTTTAGTCCTTATCCCGAAGAAACGTTTCCCAGATTAGCACATCATTTTGTTACAAAGTCTCGCTACGTGAACCTGAAATGAAAATTTGCGATACTGAGTAAAGAAAACACTTTGCGCTATATAATTGTCCCAGTCACAACATGTGCCTCGTTTAAGAGATCTGTCTTGGATATTCTTTGCTATTCCTTTTCAGTGGGACCAGCCTCTACAAGCAGCATTCAAGGCTGCAGTTGCAACAGCAGCAACGAAGCACTGCTCAGAAACGGATGACTGCAGATCTACACCTACCAGGTacatttttctgctttttctgtttttccatTCACTTTCCTGTTCCTTCTGTTTCTTCTTTCCCTCAGTTGTTTTGTTCCTTTAAGTAAAGTAGCTCCATTTGAATAAGGTTAGGGCTTTCAGACTTGCTCGCGCGAGCTAAGCTTTTCTTTGCCTTACATCAATATTAACATCGCTTGTTGAGTTAAGGAAGAAATATAAAATGACTAAAAAGATAACTAAATAACCCGCCAAAGACTTCTAATGTTATCTTTCTTAAGATTCTGCAAAGAAGTGGTATTTTTGACAcctttaaacaaattttacgTTTGCTTGTGTTTCCCAGATGTCTACTGTAAATACAAAAACGACCaggaaaaagataaaaaaggaaaacaaacaaacaaaaagcaacagaaaatttaaaattatagTTAATCGGTGATGTGGTAGTttatgttccttttttttatggcttgttCAGTGCTCGCCGTAAGAGGGCAACTTCCTTCATCATCTTCACAGAAGACCAAGTTCACATTCTTCCAGGCTACCCAAAACAGATCTTTATGGATCCTCTACTGGCAAGCTTAGCATTTTACTTGCAATTTCCACCCGGAACTTCCAATGTTGACGCTATCACGAAAGACAACCTCGTTTCCATCGTTAAAGGGTCTATGGCAGACATTTCAAACTCCATTAATGGTAACATTTCGAGCGTGCAAACCCTCGTCGCTGAAACGTCAACAATGGTAACATCAACAGTAGCTCCATCTAGGCCCATTGAGAAGGACTCTTACAAGATGCCTTACATCATTGCGGGTTCCGTTGCTGGCGTACTGTTGGTCATTATCATTGCTGTTATAATCATACTGAAATGCAGTAATCCAAAGAACAGGTAGGACAAAACTGGTGATCTTTACCCCATTTGTTATATTTATTACGAGAAATCAGTCCATGAAAAAATAACGATTTGATGCCGGCCTAAGAACAATCGAATAATTTTTGTACAATTTTCTGCTTCGTATCCTGGTAACCTCGGAAGTGTTATGGTAATTGCATGAGAAAACGGGTTGATCCCTAAATGGACGAATGAGTTATGGTCTTGAGCAAGCTACTTTTCTCTCGAAGTGCTTTTCTACACTCCAGGAAAGGAGTTGAAGTATAGATAAGCAGTGGCCTGATCAAATCAATTGAAATCAGTTAATTCAAGTCAAAACGTGGAATAAGAAATGCGGGTCAAAACGCATCCTACGACTACAAATTAAAATGTATATAAAAAGCGTCCAAGGCTGGAATCGAACCTCCGACCTCCGTAACAACGGCCGAATGTTCTACCTAtgagctactagaactcacTGAAGAGCTGCTGTAGGTCGTTCAGGACCTAGATAGATTTAGATATAACTAGGCGATTCAGGATCTAGATAAAACAACCTAGCTCTCCAGTAAGTTCCAGTAGCTCAATGTGTAGAGCATTCGATCTGTGTTACGGAGGTCTTAGGTTCGATTCGTGCCTGGGACTATGgctttcagttgtcctttcgtccgttgccaagcaacttacGTTCTTTATGAAATTCCCACGGGctacacctttccatcattgATGAATAAACTGAAATGTCTATTGTGTAAGAAGATATAAGTTGAGAGATTCACATGCTTAAGATTCATAATTTGATTATTAATCCctttattttcctgttttgcATAATGTTTAAAAGAATTCCCAAGCGCATTGCAGATTCTCCGCAAGACAAATCGAAGGTGGAAATGGAAGTCCTTCCTGGTTCCATCAATCATGGATACAACAGCGACCAGCCAAAGTGAAAGAATGAAAACCGTATCCGAAGAAGCAACAACTGTTTGTTAAAGGCAGAAAATAATGATAAAAGGTCGAACTTAATTTTAAAGGTAAATAATCCATCAGCGTTGCGCGGCGTAATTTTATATAATAGGGcgatttttgtaattttaggttttttttttttgtataacgGTGTGAAGGACTGTGTCCACTGCAGTAGTTGCATTTCGAACGCGGATGTCTGCAAATTTAGATTCCATTGTATACCGCCTGGTTATCTATCTCGCTGTGCAAGATTGTCAAATGAGGAACCATGAAATTTACTAGGAGCAAATATTAcagacctttagattctaggacgagtacgagaacgagtacgagatttgactgcccgttttagcgaaaatactgaGAACatttataacccggacgattaatcttgctctttgttagcagcataggttgctcggttattcttattgctggtaactgagcctctTCCTGAtcgaaaaaatgccaaaaccGCTACCGTTTTGGCGACTTGTTTTGACgggacgacatttttgcaaaacctcgtactaaaatgacaaCGGTGTCACGTTTTTGCCGCCAAAATggcgctggtttgcgcgcgctcactgttgttttATGAGAAAAATTCGTATTCGTACCCGTTCTCGTACCAGAATCTAAAACTCTCTATTACCATAAAATGTTGCTGCGGAGACAAGTAATTGCTACATTTGCATATCGCCTCCACTATGTCTGCTATAACCATTGTTTTACCTGACAAAGACATCTGCTCGTTAGCTCCCATTCCCAATTGTCAAAAGAAAACGATTCGCGActtaaagtttatttatttgctgTTTGTTAAGAATTTGGACATGTGTCATCTAGTTGTCAGAAATAATTTAACGCTTATTAATTAGTGTGCCCATGCATGATCATAATATGAGAGGATTTTACGTTTATGTAGTATAACGATTGGCCAACGAAATGTTCTCTCCTAGGAACACTCGAGCAAAAACAGTTGAGTCACTGAGGCCCGTTTCAAGgatcgaacttttcatgtgccgaatctaatgcaaatgaacgaaaacaatagattgttCTCATTttcattagattcggcacatgaaaagttcgacgtttaaAACGAGCCTGTGTCCCAGTCCGAGGTTAAAATTTTGACCTTAAAATAACATCACTTTCCCATTAATTGTTTCAAATGGCTAATAAAAGTCTCTCAAATAAAATTGTCCTTTTGGTTTGTTCAGTGTACAGCCCCCATCCCCGCCCCCTTTATATATTCATTATTCGGTCTCTCGTTCCCCATGTATCTCTCGTGCATTCCGCGGGATTGTCTAGAGCATCGTTCCCTCAGTCCTCCTATGTGGTGCGGACTCTTGGGTGTTTAGGCAATCATGACAGATATATTGCAAACAAGAATATTTTTAGGAGAATTCTCAGGACTTTCTGGCCGAGAATCATCTCCAATGAAGAACTTTTCGTCAAAACAAACACCGCTATCAATTGAGATAAGAAGGAGGAAGTGGAGGCAAGGTTAATGTACCTGTGTAttataaacttacacggccaaTAATTAACAGGTATCAGAATATGAGCTTTAACCTGtgtataatttattaaaaaGTAGAGCTAACATTGTCTGACTGGTACCTGGAACACGTTGTTTGAAAAATTGACCTGAGAAAGTAGAATCTCAATCTCGATGACTAATTTggtgggcagacacgaggggtcatgttgcagggacatgcGGGCAAAGGTCATCAGAATGCAGATGTGTTGTCACGCCGTCCTTGCTTTGAAACAAATTGCACGCCTTGTCAGCGTCAAGAGGAAAAAGAGTTACCTGGAGACGGTAAAGGAAGTAGGCCAGCTGACACCTTCCCAGTGGTCAGAGAGCTGCATTTCGAGGTCTGCCATCACTGGGAAAGAAGAATTGAAGGACGAGGAACTGTTAGGAAGCCAACAGTGGACACCATCACAGTTGCGTACCTCTCAGATGGCAGACAGATCAATTTCCCACATCGTGAAATGGAAGCATGCAGGCAGCCGCCCCGAATGGCCTGCTATTGCCCACCTTGACTCAATTACAAAGGCCTACTGGGCCCCAGTGGGACTTCCTGGCtctcaggggggggggggggggtgctgtACCAcagcaaaggagacttttgtctgattggtggATGGTGTTTCTGGTACCCAGGTGTGTTCACACGGGAGTGCGCGAAGTAACAAACAAGAAGGCGgccaaagatgtcttgttcGATCATTTGCTGCAGGGATTTTTATGGCAGCAGCGACGTATACACGTTTTCTTCTTTCGGAATAGCGGTATTTCAGTGGTAGAAGCTGTTTTCTTTGTAAGTCTTTCACTTGCGCGCGATCGATTTTTCGTCCGTGGCTTCATGCACCGTAAGCACAATTGATTTGGGCAGATTGCCGAGTTAAAATGCTCTTCTAAGAACTACCTTGAGTCCACTCCCTACAAGCTACGGAGCTATGGATATAAGGCGTTTATTAAGTGTATAACCATGGTTCAATCTCGTGAGTGTGTTATTCGAAATGATTCGCACTTATCAGCATTAAAACGTCCGCTTGGCGAAGTTGTGATAGGatcaattatttaaaaaaaaactgtcatcAGCATAAAGTTTAACTGTAGTGGATAATACACATTCAGTCATACCAttgatatataaaaa is part of the Montipora capricornis isolate CH-2021 unplaced genomic scaffold, ASM3666992v2 scaffold_148, whole genome shotgun sequence genome and encodes:
- the LOC138034651 gene encoding mucin-like protein, translated to MNVSWAYYVPDHPYILAFYAVVCTPTNNDAGPTVAIANYNGTRTQLEVLRLRAETEYSVQVLAVTVHPGRRAFSFKGSQIFTVRTVEGGLEKGTEPPPPPPAEEPLTPSDEERSQSVELQILGLNVSQWDQPLQAAFKAAVATAATKHCSETDDCRSTPTSARRKRATSFIIFTEDQVHILPGYPKQIFMDPLLASLAFYLQFPPGTSNVDAITKDNLVSIVKGSMADISNSINGNISSVQTLVAETSTMVTSTVAPSRPIEKDSYKMPYIIAGSVAGVLLVIIIAVIIILKCSNPKNRIPKRIADSPQDKSKVEMEVLPGSINHGYNSDQPK